A region of Lathamus discolor isolate bLatDis1 chromosome 14, bLatDis1.hap1, whole genome shotgun sequence DNA encodes the following proteins:
- the SEZ6 gene encoding seizure protein 6 homolog isoform X1, translated as MGSAPPPARLLPLLAALLGATAHGFNGLARKAGDSAEAEREPTALPTPEEREAEARFVSTAPTLKLLNHHPLLEDLLHEAFLKKDYLGQAPFLPGGPGPVLPAGALQPDPGPPAPEPPPRTPALPRAAFPTDPLTTPAGHPGPWGDAWGAVPAADPSWSPAKVLESSPTSPPSQAPISPGASPGSHTGDAAVHGDEEGTTTTSTITTTTVTTLQGPAPCNRTLVGPEGWLVSPELAGVPYDGSLDCTYTISVYPGYGVELKVHNISLAEGETLTVESMGGLEPTLLANESFLLRGQVIRSPANILTLRFQSPRPHSPSSYHFRYQAYVLSCPFPARPAFGEVSVSSLHPGGDARFRCATGYQLQGTHRITCLNATRPFWSAREPLCLAACGGVVRNATVGRIVSPGFPGNYSNNLTCHWLLEAPAAHRLHLHFEKVSLAEDDDRLIIRNGNNVEAPPVYDSYEVEYLPIEGLLSTGRHFFVELTTDSSGAAAGMALRYEAFEQGHCYEPFVKYGNFTASDPRYPVGTTVEFSCDPGYTLEQGSTIIECVDPNDPQWNETEPACRAVCSGELTDASGVVLSPNWPEAYGKGQDCIWGLHVEEDKRIMLDVRVLRLGSGDVLTFYDGDDLTARILGQYTGARGRFKLYASTADVTVQFQSDPGAGAFAYRQGFVIHFSEVPRNDTCPELPDIANGWKTSSQPELLHGTVVTYHCYPGFQLTGTDLLMCHWDLTWSGDLPTCERVTSCRDPGDAEHSRRVVSSPRFPVGGTVQYICDKGYILAGSGTLTCHERAAGGPKWSDRLPKCIPETYEPCHNPGVPAGGRQSPERRLYPAGATLRFSCADGRALLGESSLRCLPGHPSRWSSSPPICKAASYDEFYSNRNLDAVAKAVPSGPALEGTNVAIAVFLPVLVVALLIGGIYLYFSKLQGKPSLQLPLAGSHPYDHITVESAFDNPTYETGETREYEVSI; from the exons GCTTCAATGGGCTGGCGAGGAAAGCCGGGGACAGCGCTGAGGCTGAGAGGGAGCCGACGGCGCTGCCCACACCGGAGGAGCGGGAGGCAGAGGCTCGCTTCGTGAGCACAGCGCCCACGCTGAAGCTCCTCAACCACCACCCGCTGCTGGAGGACCTGCTGCACGAAGCCTTCCTCAAGAAGGATTACCTGGGCCAGGCACCGTTCCTGCCTGGGGGCCCTGGTCCCGTCCTGCCTGCTGGTGCCCTGCAGCCAGACCCTGGCCCCCCAGCCCCTGAGCCCCCACCGCgcacccctgccctgcccagggctgcCTTCCCCACTGACCCATTGACCACACCAGCCGGGCACCCAGGGCCATGGGGGGATGCGTGGGGGGCTGTACCAGCTGCTGATCCCTCGTGGTCCCCTGCCAAGGTGCTGGAATCGAGCCCCACGTCCCCCCCCAGCCAGGCACCCATCAGCCCCGGTGCATCTCCAGGATCCCACACTGGGGATGCTGCGGTCCATGGGGATGAGGAGGggaccaccaccacctccaccatcaccaccaccactgtcACCACACTGCAGGGgcctg CCCCCTGCAATAGGACGCTGGTGGGTCCTGAGGGCTGGCTGGTGTCCCCGGAGCTGGCCGGTGTCCCCTATGATGGCAGCCTGGACTGCACCTACACCATCTCTGTCTACCCTGGCTATGGCGTGGAGCTCAAG GTACACAACATCAGCCTGGCAGAGGGGGAGACGCTGACAGTGGAGAGCATGGGGGGGCTGGAGCCCACTCTCCTGGCCAATGAGTCCTTCCTGCTGCGGGGCCAGGTCATCCGCAGCCCTGCCAACATCCTCACCCTGCGCTTCCAGAGCCCCCggccccacagccccagctcctaCCACTTCCGATACCAAG CCTACGTGCTGAGCTGCCCCTTCCCGGCGCGGCCGGCGTTCGGGGAGGTGTCGGTGAGCAGCCTGCACCCCGGCGGGGACGCCCGCTTCCGCTGCGCCACCGGCTACCAGCTGCAGGGCACCCACCGCATCACCTGCCTCAACGCCACCCGGCCCTTCTGGAGCGCCCGCGAGCCCCTCTGCCTCG CGGCGTGCGGTGGCGTGGTCCGGAACGCCACGGTGGGACGCATCGTCTCGCCCGGCTTCCCCGGGAACTACAGCAACAACCTGACGTGCCACTGGCTGCTGGAGGCGCCCGCCGCACACCGCCTGCACCTCCACTTCGAGAAGGTCTCGCTGGCGGAGGATGATGACAG GCTCATCATCCGCAACGGCAACAACGTGGAGGCACCACCGGTGTATGACTCCTACGAGGTGGAGTACCTGCCCATCGAGGGGCTGCTCAGCACCGGGCGTCACTTCTTTGTGGAGCTCACCACCGACAGCAGCGGGGCCGCTGCGGGCATGGCGCTGCGCTATGAGG CCTTCGAGCAGGGGCATTGCTACGAGCCCTTTGTCAAGTACGGGAACTTCACGGCCAGTGACCCCCGGTACCCCGTGGGCACCACAGTAGAGTTCAGCTGCGACCCCGGTTACACGCTGGAGCAGGGCTCCACCATCATCGAGTGCGTCGATCCCAATGATCCACAGTGGAATGAGACGGAGCCAGCGTGCCGTG CGGTGTGCAGCGGGGAGCTGACGGATGCATCCGGCGTGGTTCTGTCACCCAACTGGCCAGAGGCATACGGCAAGGGCCAGGACTGCATCTGGGGGCTGCACGTGGAGGAGGACAAGCGCATCATGCTGGACGTCCGCGT GCTGCGGCTGGGCTCAGGGGATGTGCTGACCTTCTATGACGGGGATGACCTCACGGCGCGCATCCTGGGCCAGTACACGGGCGCCCGCGGCCGCTTCAAGCTCTACGCCTCCACCGCTGATGTTACCGTCCAGTTCCAGTCTGACCCCGGTGCTGGTGCCTTTGCCTACCGGCAGGGCTTTGTCATCCACTTCTCTG AGGTCCCCCGTAATGATACCTGCCCCGAGCTGCCAGACATCGCCAATGGCTGGAAGACATCCTCGCAGCCGGAGCTGCTCCATGGCACCGTGGTCACCTACCATTGCTACCCTGGCTTCCAGCTCACCGGCACCGACCTCCTGATGTGCCACTGGGACCTGACATGGAGCGGCGACCTGCCCACCTGCGAGCGGG TGACCTCCTGCCGGGACCCCGGGGACGCCGAGCACAGCCGCAGGGTGGTCTCCAGCCCCAGATTCCCGGTGGGAGGCACCGTGCAGTACATCTGCGACAAGGGCTACATCCTGGCGGGCAGCGGGACCCTGACGTGCCATGAGCGTGCCGCGGGAGGACCCAAGTGGAGCGACCGCCTCCCCAAGTGCATCC cgGAGACCTACGAGCCGTGCCACAACCCCGGCGTgccggcgggcgggcggcagAGCCCCGAGCGGCGCCTGTACCCGGCGGGAGCCACCCTGCGCTTCTCCTGCGCCGACGGCCGGGCGCTGCTGGGCGAGAGCAGCCTGCGCTGCCTGCCCGGGCACCCGTCGCGCTGGAGCAGCTCCCCTCCCATCTGCAAGGCGG cctcctATGATGAGTTTTACAGCAACCGCAACCTGGATG CCGTGGCCAAGGCTGTGCCATCGGGACCAGCGCTGGAGGGCACCAATGTCGCCATCGCCGTCTTCCT
- the SEZ6 gene encoding seizure protein 6 homolog isoform X2, with protein MGSAPPPARLLPLLAALLGATAHGFNGLARKAGDSAEAEREPTALPTPEEREAEARFVSTAPTLKLLNHHPLLEDLLHEAFLKKDYLGQAPFLPGGPGPVLPAGALQPDPGPPAPEPPPRTPALPRAAFPTDPLTTPAGHPGPWGDAWGAVPAADPSWSPAKVLESSPTSPPSQAPISPGASPGSHTGDAAVHGDEEGTTTTSTITTTTVTTLQGPAPCNRTLVGPEGWLVSPELAGVPYDGSLDCTYTISVYPGYGVELKVHNISLAEGETLTVESMGGLEPTLLANESFLLRGQVIRSPANILTLRFQSPRPHSPSSYHFRYQAYVLSCPFPARPAFGEVSVSSLHPGGDARFRCATGYQLQGTHRITCLNATRPFWSAREPLCLAACGGVVRNATVGRIVSPGFPGNYSNNLTCHWLLEAPAAHRLHLHFEKVSLAEDDDRLIIRNGNNVEAPPVYDSYEVEYLPIEGLLSTGRHFFVELTTDSSGAAAGMALRYEAFEQGHCYEPFVKYGNFTASDPRYPVGTTVEFSCDPGYTLEQGSTIIECVDPNDPQWNETEPACRAVCSGELTDASGVVLSPNWPEAYGKGQDCIWGLHVEEDKRIMLDVRVLRLGSGDVLTFYDGDDLTARILGQYTGARGRFKLYASTADVTVQFQSDPGAGAFAYRQGFVIHFSEVPRNDTCPELPDIANGWKTSSQPELLHGTVVTYHCYPGFQLTGTDLLMCHWDLTWSGDLPTCERVTSCRDPGDAEHSRRVVSSPRFPVGGTVQYICDKGYILAGSGTLTCHERAAGGPKWSDRLPKCIPETYEPCHNPGVPAGGRQSPERRLYPAGATLRFSCADGRALLGESSLRCLPGHPSRWSSSPPICKAASYDEFYSNRNLDAVAKAVPSGPALEGTNVAIAVFLPVLVVALLIGGIYLYFSKLQGKPSLQLPLAGSHPYDHITVESAFDNPTYETGSVFFAGDKGI; from the exons GCTTCAATGGGCTGGCGAGGAAAGCCGGGGACAGCGCTGAGGCTGAGAGGGAGCCGACGGCGCTGCCCACACCGGAGGAGCGGGAGGCAGAGGCTCGCTTCGTGAGCACAGCGCCCACGCTGAAGCTCCTCAACCACCACCCGCTGCTGGAGGACCTGCTGCACGAAGCCTTCCTCAAGAAGGATTACCTGGGCCAGGCACCGTTCCTGCCTGGGGGCCCTGGTCCCGTCCTGCCTGCTGGTGCCCTGCAGCCAGACCCTGGCCCCCCAGCCCCTGAGCCCCCACCGCgcacccctgccctgcccagggctgcCTTCCCCACTGACCCATTGACCACACCAGCCGGGCACCCAGGGCCATGGGGGGATGCGTGGGGGGCTGTACCAGCTGCTGATCCCTCGTGGTCCCCTGCCAAGGTGCTGGAATCGAGCCCCACGTCCCCCCCCAGCCAGGCACCCATCAGCCCCGGTGCATCTCCAGGATCCCACACTGGGGATGCTGCGGTCCATGGGGATGAGGAGGggaccaccaccacctccaccatcaccaccaccactgtcACCACACTGCAGGGgcctg CCCCCTGCAATAGGACGCTGGTGGGTCCTGAGGGCTGGCTGGTGTCCCCGGAGCTGGCCGGTGTCCCCTATGATGGCAGCCTGGACTGCACCTACACCATCTCTGTCTACCCTGGCTATGGCGTGGAGCTCAAG GTACACAACATCAGCCTGGCAGAGGGGGAGACGCTGACAGTGGAGAGCATGGGGGGGCTGGAGCCCACTCTCCTGGCCAATGAGTCCTTCCTGCTGCGGGGCCAGGTCATCCGCAGCCCTGCCAACATCCTCACCCTGCGCTTCCAGAGCCCCCggccccacagccccagctcctaCCACTTCCGATACCAAG CCTACGTGCTGAGCTGCCCCTTCCCGGCGCGGCCGGCGTTCGGGGAGGTGTCGGTGAGCAGCCTGCACCCCGGCGGGGACGCCCGCTTCCGCTGCGCCACCGGCTACCAGCTGCAGGGCACCCACCGCATCACCTGCCTCAACGCCACCCGGCCCTTCTGGAGCGCCCGCGAGCCCCTCTGCCTCG CGGCGTGCGGTGGCGTGGTCCGGAACGCCACGGTGGGACGCATCGTCTCGCCCGGCTTCCCCGGGAACTACAGCAACAACCTGACGTGCCACTGGCTGCTGGAGGCGCCCGCCGCACACCGCCTGCACCTCCACTTCGAGAAGGTCTCGCTGGCGGAGGATGATGACAG GCTCATCATCCGCAACGGCAACAACGTGGAGGCACCACCGGTGTATGACTCCTACGAGGTGGAGTACCTGCCCATCGAGGGGCTGCTCAGCACCGGGCGTCACTTCTTTGTGGAGCTCACCACCGACAGCAGCGGGGCCGCTGCGGGCATGGCGCTGCGCTATGAGG CCTTCGAGCAGGGGCATTGCTACGAGCCCTTTGTCAAGTACGGGAACTTCACGGCCAGTGACCCCCGGTACCCCGTGGGCACCACAGTAGAGTTCAGCTGCGACCCCGGTTACACGCTGGAGCAGGGCTCCACCATCATCGAGTGCGTCGATCCCAATGATCCACAGTGGAATGAGACGGAGCCAGCGTGCCGTG CGGTGTGCAGCGGGGAGCTGACGGATGCATCCGGCGTGGTTCTGTCACCCAACTGGCCAGAGGCATACGGCAAGGGCCAGGACTGCATCTGGGGGCTGCACGTGGAGGAGGACAAGCGCATCATGCTGGACGTCCGCGT GCTGCGGCTGGGCTCAGGGGATGTGCTGACCTTCTATGACGGGGATGACCTCACGGCGCGCATCCTGGGCCAGTACACGGGCGCCCGCGGCCGCTTCAAGCTCTACGCCTCCACCGCTGATGTTACCGTCCAGTTCCAGTCTGACCCCGGTGCTGGTGCCTTTGCCTACCGGCAGGGCTTTGTCATCCACTTCTCTG AGGTCCCCCGTAATGATACCTGCCCCGAGCTGCCAGACATCGCCAATGGCTGGAAGACATCCTCGCAGCCGGAGCTGCTCCATGGCACCGTGGTCACCTACCATTGCTACCCTGGCTTCCAGCTCACCGGCACCGACCTCCTGATGTGCCACTGGGACCTGACATGGAGCGGCGACCTGCCCACCTGCGAGCGGG TGACCTCCTGCCGGGACCCCGGGGACGCCGAGCACAGCCGCAGGGTGGTCTCCAGCCCCAGATTCCCGGTGGGAGGCACCGTGCAGTACATCTGCGACAAGGGCTACATCCTGGCGGGCAGCGGGACCCTGACGTGCCATGAGCGTGCCGCGGGAGGACCCAAGTGGAGCGACCGCCTCCCCAAGTGCATCC cgGAGACCTACGAGCCGTGCCACAACCCCGGCGTgccggcgggcgggcggcagAGCCCCGAGCGGCGCCTGTACCCGGCGGGAGCCACCCTGCGCTTCTCCTGCGCCGACGGCCGGGCGCTGCTGGGCGAGAGCAGCCTGCGCTGCCTGCCCGGGCACCCGTCGCGCTGGAGCAGCTCCCCTCCCATCTGCAAGGCGG cctcctATGATGAGTTTTACAGCAACCGCAACCTGGATG CCGTGGCCAAGGCTGTGCCATCGGGACCAGCGCTGGAGGGCACCAATGTCGCCATCGCCGTCTTCCT